The following are encoded together in the Planktothrix serta PCC 8927 genome:
- a CDS encoding TspO/MBR family protein — MIRSWMVIGGVAFLVALANNVLLTPNDIRWFNRLTRPGWLTFEKAIPLIWIIVFIGGAWSAILVWEAEPGTSQTWALMGFYLLLEFVILSYTPVMCKVKSLRVGTILGGTGFILGLMLMVSVWPISQTAALLLLPFVLWSPIGTYTTWAMIPLNPADA, encoded by the coding sequence ATGATTAGATCTTGGATGGTAATTGGAGGAGTAGCCTTTTTGGTCGCCTTAGCCAATAATGTCCTTTTGACACCTAATGATATCCGATGGTTTAATCGTTTAACTCGTCCGGGTTGGTTAACGTTTGAAAAAGCCATTCCTTTAATTTGGATTATTGTTTTTATTGGCGGTGCGTGGTCGGCAATTTTAGTGTGGGAAGCAGAACCTGGAACGTCCCAGACTTGGGCATTAATGGGATTTTATCTATTATTAGAATTCGTAATTTTGTCCTATACACCTGTGATGTGTAAGGTGAAAAGTTTGCGGGTTGGAACAATTTTAGGAGGGACAGGTTTTATTTTAGGTTTAATGTTGATGGTTAGTGTTTGGCCAATTTCTCAAACCGCAGCGCTCTTACTACTCCCTTTTGTGCTGTGGAGTCCCATTGGCACCTATACCACTTGGGCGATGATCCCCCTCAATCCCGCAGACGCTTAA